The DNA window GCCGCTACGCCAATCCCAACGAAGCCATCGCCGACGTCACCCACTACATCGTCGGCTTCTACAACACCCACCGGCTGCACTCCACCCTCGGCTACCGTTCCCCGGCCGACTACGAGAAAGCCACCACCTGAAATCCCCTATCCCGGTGTCCACTGAAACTTGACCATGACACGAGGCGGGCCTCCCACAGGGGCTCGACTGTGGGAGCGGCGCCCTCGCCGCGAAATGTTCGTGCGAGACATTCGGCCCGAGGGCGGGCCTCCCACACGGACTGGACTGTGGGAGCGGCGCCCCCGCCGCGAATCGTCGTGGCGACCCG is part of the Immundisolibacter sp. genome and encodes:
- a CDS encoding IS3 family transposase; translation: RYANPNEAIADVTHYIVGFYNTHRLHSTLGYRSPADYEKATT